Proteins encoded in a region of the Photobacterium profundum SS9 genome:
- the panP gene encoding pyridoxal-dependent aspartate 1-decarboxylase PanP, with the protein MAVDNRKADATLESLHRIFTVPEAPESTLGLIEQKISQNLNEFLGTHIAAREKPLIEIEKDFSSAEIPENPSFVSDHTQFLLTKLVAQSVHTSAPSFIGHMTSALPYFLMPLSKIMIGLNQNLVKIETSKAFTPLERQVLGMMHNLIFNEETSFYQQWMHSADHSLGAFCSGGTIANITALWVARNNVLKPDGEFKGVANEGLFRAMKHYGYDDLAILVSERGHYSLKKAADVLGIGRDCLIPIKTDDNNRIRVDDLTATLQSLKEKNIKPFAIIGVAGTTETGNIDPLDELADIAQAHDCHFHVDAAWGGATLMSNKYRSLLKGIERADSITIDAHKQLYVPMGAGMVIFKNPALMTSIEHHAEYILRKGSKDLGSHTLEGSRSGMAMLLFASLNIISRQGYEMLINNSIDKAKHFANMVKQDPDFELVTEPELCLLTYRYVPAETQQALTIANAEDKHLLHDALNDLTKFIQKRQRESGKSFVSRTRLTPEKWDHKITTVFRVVLANPLTTDNILQDVLIEQKELAKESVHSLPRLFTLTKRILANN; encoded by the coding sequence ATGGCAGTGGATAATAGAAAAGCCGATGCGACTTTAGAGTCATTACATCGCATTTTTACGGTGCCGGAAGCACCTGAATCAACCCTAGGGCTGATCGAGCAAAAAATCTCACAAAACCTAAATGAATTTTTGGGTACGCATATTGCTGCGCGCGAAAAGCCGCTTATAGAGATTGAAAAGGATTTCTCATCTGCTGAAATTCCAGAAAATCCTAGCTTTGTATCCGATCACACTCAATTTTTGCTGACTAAGCTGGTTGCTCAGTCGGTTCATACGTCTGCGCCAAGCTTTATTGGCCACATGACGTCTGCCCTACCGTATTTTTTGATGCCGTTATCAAAAATTATGATCGGTCTAAACCAGAACTTGGTAAAGATTGAAACCTCAAAGGCATTCACCCCCCTAGAACGCCAAGTTTTAGGCATGATGCACAACTTAATCTTCAATGAAGAGACAAGTTTCTATCAGCAGTGGATGCACAGTGCAGACCATTCATTGGGGGCTTTTTGTTCTGGCGGCACAATTGCCAATATTACCGCACTTTGGGTAGCACGTAACAATGTGTTAAAGCCAGATGGTGAGTTTAAAGGTGTGGCAAATGAAGGTCTATTCCGTGCAATGAAGCATTACGGATATGATGACCTTGCAATACTTGTCTCTGAACGTGGTCACTATTCACTAAAAAAAGCAGCTGATGTCTTAGGTATTGGCCGTGATTGTCTTATTCCAATAAAAACGGATGACAATAACCGAATCCGAGTTGATGATCTAACTGCTACGCTCCAATCCCTAAAAGAAAAGAATATTAAGCCATTCGCCATTATTGGTGTGGCTGGTACAACTGAAACAGGAAATATTGATCCGCTAGACGAGTTAGCCGATATTGCACAAGCGCACGATTGTCATTTCCATGTCGATGCAGCTTGGGGCGGCGCGACCTTAATGTCGAATAAATACCGTTCTTTATTAAAAGGGATCGAGCGAGCAGATTCGATTACTATTGATGCGCACAAACAGCTGTACGTACCAATGGGAGCTGGCATGGTTATCTTCAAAAACCCAGCTTTGATGACATCAATTGAACATCACGCTGAATATATTCTTCGTAAAGGCTCTAAAGATTTGGGTAGCCATACTTTAGAGGGCTCACGTAGTGGTATGGCAATGCTACTGTTTGCAAGCTTAAATATTATTAGCCGACAAGGCTATGAAATGTTGATCAACAACAGTATTGATAAAGCAAAACATTTCGCAAATATGGTTAAGCAAGATCCCGATTTCGAGCTAGTTACCGAACCGGAATTATGCTTGCTCACCTATCGATATGTTCCCGCAGAAACGCAGCAAGCACTAACGATTGCAAATGCCGAAGATAAACATCTATTACATGATGCACTTAATGACCTTACGAAATTTATTCAAAAGCGTCAGCGTGAATCGGGTAAATCTTTTGTATCACGTACGCGTTTAACACCTGAAAAGTGGGACCACAAAATTACAACCGTTTTCAGAGTTGTACTGGCGAACCCACTAACGACGGATAACATTTTGCAAGATGTTTTAATCGAGCAAAAAGAACTCGCGAAAGAAAGTGTACATAGCTTGCCACGTTTGTTTACTTTAACTAAACGTATTTTGGCAAATAACTAG
- the torR gene encoding two-component system response regulator TorR gives MSHHVLVVEDEIVTRTKLVGYFENEGYQVSQAENGEQMREIMMVENIDLIMLDINLPGENGLLLTRELRSRSEVGIILVTGRTDSIDRIVGLEMGADDYVTKPFELRELLVRVKNLLWRMDLVEKARSETLVEIHEDNIIRFSDWQFDINRRALTHNGQPVKLTKAEYELLVAFSSHQNVVLSRERILNMLSHRVEAPNDRTIDVLIRRMRSKMEVDPKNPQIFVTVHGEGYMFAGD, from the coding sequence ATGAGTCATCACGTACTTGTTGTAGAAGATGAAATTGTTACCCGAACCAAACTTGTTGGGTATTTTGAGAATGAGGGTTACCAAGTAAGCCAAGCTGAGAATGGTGAGCAGATGCGAGAGATTATGATGGTCGAAAATATCGATCTCATTATGCTCGATATTAACTTGCCTGGTGAGAATGGTTTACTGCTTACACGTGAACTAAGAAGCCGCTCAGAGGTGGGTATTATTCTTGTCACCGGTCGTACCGATAGCATCGATCGTATCGTGGGTTTAGAGATGGGTGCCGACGATTATGTGACGAAACCGTTCGAGCTAAGAGAACTGCTTGTAAGAGTGAAAAACTTATTATGGCGCATGGACTTAGTCGAAAAAGCGCGCAGTGAAACGTTAGTTGAAATACATGAAGATAACATCATTCGTTTCAGTGATTGGCAATTTGATATTAACAGACGAGCATTGACTCATAACGGTCAGCCAGTGAAGTTAACTAAAGCTGAATATGAGCTTTTAGTGGCGTTTTCTTCGCACCAAAATGTTGTATTAAGTCGTGAAAGAATTCTGAATATGTTGAGCCATCGTGTAGAGGCTCCTAATGATAGAACTATCGATGTTCTGATTCGAAGAATGCGTTCGAAAATGGAAGTTGACCCGAAAAATCCACAAATTTTTGTTACCGTTCATGGTGAAGGTTACATGTTTGCTGGCGATTAA
- the torC gene encoding pentaheme c-type cytochrome TorC — translation MKKLWQKLIKPSSKYSILALVLVGIGITLAGTFTVHKGFEFASTTEFCTSCHTMQGNYEEYKQTVHFKNASGVRAECVDCHQPKDLPGKLFRKMEGAKDLYHHFISKKVDTPEKFEDNRLEMAQAVWARMKGQNSKTCKSCHAYESMDHSKQSAKAAFEMNKAAAEDMNCIECHKGIAHELPNMAGGFQKDFEELQTTAKSQGAAAEKLYSLGEKDLFATNNADAKPEGKLLPASEVIVLERKDDMLKVQIEGWLEKSGKGRVLTEYMGKRVFKATIRGDVKAGETLLEEQTDVSTDIVWQHVSVEAWINSDDMIDSIQPIWNYAEDMYGSTCNACHAAPDPAHFTANGWISGLNAMSAYYRLTKTEERTLLKYLQNHGKDTGGAGAH, via the coding sequence ATGAAAAAACTTTGGCAAAAGTTGATAAAACCAAGCAGCAAGTATTCGATTCTTGCGTTGGTATTAGTCGGTATCGGTATCACGCTAGCGGGTACATTCACTGTACACAAAGGTTTTGAGTTTGCTTCAACCACAGAATTCTGTACCTCTTGCCATACCATGCAAGGTAACTACGAAGAGTATAAACAAACTGTTCACTTTAAAAATGCTTCAGGTGTACGTGCTGAATGTGTTGATTGCCACCAACCAAAAGACTTGCCAGGTAAACTATTCCGTAAGATGGAAGGTGCAAAAGATCTTTACCACCACTTCATTTCTAAGAAAGTGGATACACCTGAAAAATTCGAAGACAACCGCTTAGAGATGGCACAAGCTGTTTGGGCTCGAATGAAAGGTCAAAACTCAAAAACATGTAAGAGCTGTCACGCTTACGAGTCGATGGATCACTCAAAACAATCTGCTAAAGCTGCGTTTGAAATGAACAAAGCAGCCGCTGAAGATATGAACTGTATTGAGTGTCACAAAGGTATTGCCCACGAGTTACCTAACATGGCAGGTGGCTTCCAAAAAGATTTCGAAGAACTGCAAACAACCGCTAAATCTCAAGGTGCTGCTGCAGAAAAACTTTACTCTTTGGGTGAAAAAGATCTCTTTGCTACCAACAATGCTGACGCTAAGCCAGAAGGTAAGTTATTACCGGCTTCTGAAGTCATCGTTCTTGAACGTAAAGACGACATGCTGAAAGTACAGATTGAAGGCTGGTTAGAAAAATCAGGCAAAGGTCGTGTACTAACTGAATACATGGGTAAACGTGTCTTTAAAGCAACTATTCGTGGCGACGTAAAAGCGGGTGAAACGTTACTTGAAGAGCAAACTGACGTTTCAACCGATATTGTTTGGCAACACGTTTCTGTTGAAGCATGGATCAACTCTGATGACATGATCGATAGCATTCAACCTATCTGGAATTACGCAGAAGACATGTATGGCTCAACGTGCAACGCTTGCCATGCTGCTCCGGACCCTGCCCATTTTACTGCAAATGGCTGGATCTCAGGCCTTAATGCTATGAGTGCTTATTACCGTCTAACTAAAACAGAAGAGCGTACTTTACTGAAGTACCTTCAAAATCACGGTAAAGATACTGGCGGCGCTGGCGCCCACTAA
- a CDS encoding DUF2860 domain-containing protein: protein MKPLSMGLLLAMTSTSVWANPLAQWEQGFSGDISLLTGFSNTKSQFNTDIESTPSLESSGESDTKALIAPLGAIQYTFASDKQIFIGTSRSDLALGRFHIEAGYRQRFEGNGMVSLSYVPGIIGTKTWEDPFLVNENRTETDTKIKGFRFQYKNILGSNFSMETSVGQQEIDSEKSGQKQNLSETEIASLDREGNIIYLEGAYRQPIAPGRLLRGALNYTRFDADGDAMSYDTYGAQLSIIQMLPSSSLALTFGYKNAQYEAENPVFDEKQKDDLWSVFLAYEYNEPFGWTDWGLVSLIGYNTTDSNINFYNEDTLMATVGINYKF from the coding sequence ATGAAGCCTCTTTCTATGGGTCTGCTTCTCGCAATGACCTCGACATCAGTTTGGGCTAATCCTTTAGCTCAGTGGGAACAAGGATTCAGCGGCGATATTTCATTGCTTACGGGTTTTAGCAACACTAAATCACAATTCAATACCGATATAGAATCAACACCCTCTCTAGAAAGTTCTGGTGAATCTGATACTAAAGCACTTATCGCCCCGCTAGGTGCTATTCAATATACTTTCGCTTCAGATAAACAAATTTTCATCGGTACTAGCCGATCTGATTTGGCGTTAGGTCGTTTCCACATTGAGGCAGGTTACCGTCAAAGATTTGAAGGTAATGGCATGGTGAGCTTAAGCTATGTACCTGGCATTATTGGGACTAAAACATGGGAAGACCCCTTTTTAGTGAATGAAAACCGAACTGAAACAGATACAAAAATTAAAGGGTTCCGTTTTCAATACAAAAATATACTGGGTTCTAACTTCTCAATGGAGACTTCTGTAGGGCAGCAAGAAATTGATTCTGAAAAAAGTGGTCAAAAACAAAACTTATCAGAAACAGAAATAGCCTCATTAGATCGTGAAGGTAATATCATTTATTTAGAGGGGGCTTACCGCCAGCCGATTGCACCTGGGCGCTTATTACGCGGTGCGTTGAACTATACCCGATTTGATGCTGATGGCGACGCGATGTCATATGATACCTATGGTGCACAGCTTAGTATTATACAGATGTTACCAAGCTCTAGCCTCGCACTGACGTTTGGCTATAAAAATGCACAATACGAAGCAGAGAACCCTGTATTTGATGAAAAGCAAAAAGATGACCTTTGGAGTGTCTTTTTAGCGTATGAATACAATGAGCCTTTTGGTTGGACAGATTGGGGGCTAGTATCATTGATTGGTTATAACACGACAGACTCCAATATCAATTTCTATAACGAAGACACCCTAATGGCCACTGTGGGTATCAACTATAAATTTTAA